The proteins below are encoded in one region of Caulobacter henricii:
- a CDS encoding MerR family transcriptional regulator — protein MKIGEIARRAGVSASRIRFYEEQGILPPAPRGANGYRDYPESLIATLGFIEQAQRLGFSLKEIAGHATLEGKVCDALPEKLRTKLAEVDAHIAAAQARRAELVALIATLERGEEKAAA, from the coding sequence ATGAAGATCGGCGAGATCGCCAGGCGCGCCGGCGTGTCGGCCTCGCGCATCCGGTTCTATGAGGAGCAGGGCATCCTGCCGCCCGCGCCGCGTGGCGCGAACGGCTATCGCGACTATCCCGAAAGCCTGATCGCCACCTTGGGCTTCATCGAACAGGCCCAGAGGCTGGGCTTTTCGCTGAAGGAGATCGCCGGCCATGCGACCCTGGAGGGCAAGGTGTGCGACGCCCTGCCCGAGAAACTGCGCACCAAGCTGGCCGAGGTCGACGCCCACATCGCCGCCGCCCAGGCCCGGCGGGCCGAGCTGGTGGCCCTGATCGCGACGCTGGAGCGGGGCGAGGAGAAGGCGGCGGCCTGA
- a CDS encoding protein meaA, whose translation MSAKPYQHAPDAPWIFRTYAGHSTAEKSNALYRANLAKGQTGLSVAFDLPTQTGYDPDHILSRGEVGKVGVPISHLGDMRQLFDQIPLEQSNTSMTINAPAAWLLAMYVALADEQGADRKLLQGTTQNDLIKEYLSRGTYIFPPGPSLRLIGDMIAWCYLEVPKWNPMNVCSYHLQEAGATPEQELAFALATAISVLDTVRAGGQVPEQDFEIVASRISFFVNAGVRFVTELCKMRSFTRLWDQILLERYGVQDKKARRFRYGVQVNSLGLTEQQPENNVYRILIEALAVTLSKDARCRALQLPAWNEALGLPRPFDQQWSLRLQQVLAYETDLLEYEDLFEGSHVVEAKVAELSKGALEQLALIDGMGGAQNAIDYMKTELVASNAKRVRSVETGDMTVVGVNRWTDTEASPLSAGESSIETVDPRLEAGVVERIKAWRAARDDGAVQAALTDLKAAAASGRNIMEPSIIAAKAGVTTGEWSGALREVFGEYRGPTGVAVVVSTGEAEDVEAVKREVERVSEVLGRTLTYLVGKPGLDGHSNGAEQIATRARAVGMEVVYDGIRSTPEEIVRRAKESRAHVVGLSILSGSHLDLVQEVVRLMRAEGLGDIPVVVGGIIPDADALILKQMGVARIYTPKDFKITDIMGDIVRLVEGAALVEA comes from the coding sequence ATGTCCGCCAAGCCGTATCAGCATGCGCCCGATGCGCCGTGGATCTTCCGCACCTATGCCGGCCACTCGACGGCCGAGAAGTCCAATGCCCTGTATCGCGCCAACCTGGCCAAGGGTCAGACCGGCCTGTCGGTGGCTTTCGACCTGCCCACCCAGACCGGCTACGACCCCGACCACATCCTGTCGCGGGGTGAGGTCGGCAAGGTCGGGGTGCCGATCAGCCATCTGGGCGACATGCGCCAGCTGTTCGACCAGATCCCGCTGGAGCAGTCCAACACCTCGATGACCATCAACGCCCCGGCCGCCTGGCTGCTGGCGATGTATGTGGCCCTGGCCGACGAGCAGGGGGCGGATCGCAAGCTGCTGCAGGGCACGACGCAGAACGATCTGATCAAGGAATATCTGTCGCGCGGCACCTACATCTTCCCGCCGGGCCCGTCCTTGCGGCTGATCGGCGACATGATCGCCTGGTGCTATCTGGAGGTTCCCAAGTGGAACCCGATGAACGTCTGCAGCTATCACCTGCAGGAAGCCGGCGCGACGCCCGAGCAGGAACTGGCCTTCGCCCTGGCCACCGCCATTTCGGTGCTCGACACGGTCCGGGCCGGCGGACAGGTGCCCGAGCAGGACTTCGAGATCGTCGCCTCGCGGATCAGCTTTTTCGTCAATGCCGGGGTGCGGTTCGTCACCGAGCTCTGCAAGATGCGCAGCTTCACCCGGCTGTGGGACCAGATCCTGCTGGAGCGTTACGGCGTGCAGGACAAGAAGGCCCGCCGCTTCCGCTATGGGGTGCAGGTCAATAGCCTGGGCCTGACCGAGCAGCAGCCCGAGAACAATGTCTACCGCATCCTCATCGAGGCCCTGGCGGTGACCTTGAGCAAGGACGCCCGCTGCCGGGCCCTGCAGCTGCCGGCCTGGAACGAGGCCCTCGGCCTGCCGCGACCGTTCGACCAGCAGTGGTCGCTGCGCCTGCAGCAGGTGCTGGCCTATGAGACCGACCTGCTGGAATACGAGGACCTGTTCGAGGGCAGCCACGTGGTCGAGGCCAAGGTTGCCGAACTCAGCAAGGGCGCGCTGGAGCAGCTGGCCCTGATCGACGGCATGGGCGGGGCCCAGAACGCCATCGACTACATGAAGACCGAGCTGGTCGCCTCGAACGCCAAACGCGTCCGCTCGGTCGAGACCGGCGACATGACCGTGGTCGGCGTCAACCGCTGGACCGACACGGAAGCCTCGCCGCTTTCGGCCGGCGAAAGCTCGATCGAGACCGTCGATCCGCGCCTCGAGGCCGGCGTCGTTGAGCGCATTAAGGCCTGGCGCGCGGCCCGCGATGACGGCGCGGTCCAGGCGGCCCTGACGGACCTGAAGGCCGCCGCCGCGTCTGGCCGAAATATCATGGAACCCTCGATTATTGCCGCCAAGGCCGGCGTCACCACCGGCGAATGGTCCGGGGCCCTGCGCGAGGTGTTTGGCGAATATCGCGGGCCGACCGGCGTGGCCGTCGTGGTCTCGACCGGCGAGGCCGAGGATGTCGAGGCGGTGAAGCGCGAGGTCGAGCGGGTGTCCGAGGTCCTGGGCCGCACCCTGACCTATCTGGTCGGCAAGCCGGGCCTGGACGGTCACTCCAACGGTGCCGAGCAGATCGCCACCCGGGCCCGGGCCGTCGGCATGGAGGTGGTCTATGACGGCATCCGCTCGACCCCCGAGGAGATCGTCCGCCGCGCGAAAGAGAGCCGCGCCCACGTGGTGGGCCTCTCGATCCTGTCGGGCTCGCACCTGGACCTGGTGCAGGAGGTCGTCCGCCTGATGCGCGCCGAGGGCCTGGGCGATATCCCGGTCGTGGTCGGCGGCATCATCCCCGACGCCGACGCCCTGATCCTCAAACAGATGGGCGTGGCCAGGATCTACACGCCCAAGGACTTCAAGATCACCGACATCATGGGCGACATCGTCAGGCTGGTGGAGGGCGCGGCGCTGGTCGAGGCTTAA